The proteins below come from a single Tigriopus californicus strain San Diego chromosome 3, Tcal_SD_v2.1, whole genome shotgun sequence genomic window:
- the LOC131877608 gene encoding lysophosphatidylserine lipase ABHD12-like, giving the protein MTDEVKTFKVSKMVAFFLDVTKTIQDAQVEFDSSKWIKAIREPITILHSVKDCMVPIKLGRALYEEAKTCCDVDFVEYNPDIYKIGHDYFIRDPDLVVKLRALIQRIDT; this is encoded by the exons ATGACGGATGAGGTCAAGACTTTTAAAGTTAGTAAAATGGTGGCTTTCTTTCTGGATGTGACAAAGACCATTCAAGACGCACAAGTCGAATTTGATAGCTCCAAATGGATAAAAGCCATAAGGGAGCCCATCACCATCCTACATTCCGTAAAGGATTGCATGGTTCCGATTAAATTGG GAAGGGCGCTTTACGAAGAGGCCAAGACCTGTTGCGACGTGGATTTTGTGGAATACAATCCGGATATCTACAAGATAGGCCATGACTACTTCATTCGAGATCCAGATCTCGTGGTCAAGCTGCGTGCCCTTATCCAACGAATTGACACTTAG
- the LOC131877764 gene encoding uncharacterized protein LOC131877764 isoform X1 has translation MNFGRMTMTLNFAFVAIIYLSLKLGWALETQVLSSIQSSYETQFQNHCPRGFTLFSFSTNITPYFDSHWTFVALSYYPSKLERISSTTNCALMLLSNLSVNQTDTILAYSKPLRKRVIIVELQEQQGLSSWLDIGFRSKVPFLVTMNLPGSKVVPFYMICPFQDRSTSSRPVVYWIDNHGFNLDLVGVLQNGCNGCSGHWTVGFTSSPTAVVTEQSKMDSPTGFEVDVVELVAEQLGVTLTYVLDGSEWTLLNGHILGQRTLDVHTYVYDLSIGNTLTVLPNQEYVDFTDITFFFDILYGSRIPIPIPNYLSIVRVLSLELWIAIITSNILISFSLYALIKIYEGEVLKINAVTKPRANFKEILVRISIGLTEPEHVRWFPNLCGGSIATGAFYFYSMILCMAYTSTLLSMLIQANKEHPVDNSADAWKRGTTIYTLNYIDFLCTDCPNFQLYPEDLQKVAYQIIKTNGMVNDSVMGNVTKYLRSEIFQDGAIVTSSGTSTASTKFTFLPKDIYESKENFLVSTPGSVYVPKYAPWGAKISEVQGRLISSGIVDKIAKKYVGRKEVLEDKLVPLSLEHILSPLFLLASGLCLSMLVLISELHPWRSMQTAVTKNYK, from the exons ATGAACTTTGGAAGAATGACCATGACACTCAACTTCGCGTTCGTGGCCATCATTTATCTCTCTTTAAAGCTTGGTTGGGCGTTAGAGACCCAAGTGTTATCAAGCATTCAATCATCCTATGAAAcccaatttcaaaaccattgtcCTCGAGGATTCACGTTGTTCTCGTTTTCGACTAATATCACACCTTATTTTGACTCGCATTGGACGTTTGTTGCTCTCTCTTATTATCCATCAAAACTGGAAAGGATCAGCTCGACCACAAATTGTGCCTTGATGCTGTTATCCAATTTAAGTGTGAATCAAACGGACACCATTTTAGCTTATTCAAAACCTCTCCGCAAACGTGTAATCATCGTAGAGCTGCAAGAGCAACAAGGTTTGAGCTCTTGGTTAGACATTGGATTCCGTTCTAAAGTTCCTTTCCTGGTAACGATGAATTTACCCGGATCAAAAGTGGTGCCCTTTTACATGATTTGTCCGTTCCAAGACCGATCCACTAGCTCTCGTCCGGTCGTTTATTGGATCGATAACCATGGATTTAATCTCGACTTAGTGGGTGTATTACAAAATGGCTGTAATGGATGCAGTGGTCATTGGACGGTAGGATTTACCTCATCACCGACAGCAGTTGTGACGGAACAATCCAAGATGGACTCACCAACTGGGTTTGAAGTGGATGTTGTGGAGTTGGTCGCCGAACAGTTAGGAGTGACGCTCACTTATGTCCTTGACGGCTCAGAATGGACTCTTCTTAACGGGCACATTCTTGGTCAAAGAACCCTTGAT GTTCACACGTATGTCTACGACTTAAGCATTGGAAACACCCTCACCGTTCTCCCCAATCAAGAATATGTAGATTTCACCGATATAACGTTCTTTTTTGATATTCTTTACGGCTCGCGAATCCCAATACCTATTCCGAACTATTTGAGCATTGTTCGCGTTCTCTCATTGGAGCTTTGGATCGCTATCATAACGAGCAACATTCTAATTTCTTTCTCGTTATACGCTTTGATTAAAATCTATGAGGGGGAAGTGTTGAAGATCAATGCTGTAACGAAACCCAGagccaatttcaaagaaatcttgGTGCGTATTTCCATTGGCCTCACTGAACCGGAACATGTCCGTTGGTTTCCCAACTTATGTGGTG GATCTATTGCAACGGGTGCTTTTTATTTCTACTCTATGATTTTATGCATGGCGTACACCTCTACATTGCTCTCGATGTTAATACAAGCAAATAAGGAGCATCCAGTGGATAATTCAGCTGATGCGTGGAAGCGTGGCACAACTATTTACACTTTGAATTATATTGATTTCTTGTG TACAGATTGCCCTAACTTCCAATTGTATCCGGAGGATTTACAAAAGGTTGCATACCAaataatcaaaacaaatgGGATGGTAAACGATTCTGTGATGGGTAACGTTACAAAGTATTTGCGGTCGGAAATCTTTCAAGACGGTGCAATCGTTACGTCAAGTG GAACTTCAACTGCGTCAACCAAGTTCACCTTTCTGCCAAAGGACATTTATGAGAGTAAAGAAAATTTCCTCGTGTCTACACCAGGAAGTGTTTATG TTCCAAAGTACGCCCCATGGGGGGCCAAAATATCTGAAGTTCAAGGTCGATTGATTTCAAGTGGGATTGTGGACAAGATAGCCAAGAAATATGTTGGTCGCAAGGAAGTCCTCGAGGATAAACTCGTGCCCTTGTCCTTGGAGCACATTCTTTctcctttgtttttgttggccTCTGGATTATGCTTGAGCATGCTGGTATTGATCAGCGAACTACATCCATGGAGGAGTATGCAGACAGCCGTGACTAAAAACTataaatga
- the LOC131877764 gene encoding uncharacterized protein LOC131877764 isoform X2 codes for MNFGRMTMTLNFAFVAIIYLSLKLGWALETQVLSSIQSSYETQFQNHCPRGFTLFSFSTNITPYFDSHWTFVALSYYPSKLERISSTTNCALMLLSNLSVNQTDTILAYSKPLRKRVIIVELQEQQGLSSWLDIGFRSKVPFLVTMNLPGSKVVPFYMICPFQDRSTSSRPVVYWIDNHGFNLDLVGVLQNGCNGCSGHWTVGFTSSPTAVVTEQSKMDSPTGFEVDVVELVAEQLGVTLTYVLDGSEWTLLNGHILGQRTLDVHTYVYDLSIGNTLTVLPNQEYVDFTDITFFFDILYGSRIPIPIPNYLSIVRVLSLELWIAIITSNILISFSLYALIKIYEGEVLKINAVTKPRANFKEILVRISIGLTEPEHVRWFPNLCGGSIATGAFYFYSMILCMAYTSTLLSMLIQANKEHPVDNSADAWKRGTTIYTLNYIDFLCTDCPNFQLYPEDLQKVAYQIIKTNGMVNDSVMGNVTKYLRSEIFQDGAIVTSSDTIFSKFE; via the exons ATGAACTTTGGAAGAATGACCATGACACTCAACTTCGCGTTCGTGGCCATCATTTATCTCTCTTTAAAGCTTGGTTGGGCGTTAGAGACCCAAGTGTTATCAAGCATTCAATCATCCTATGAAAcccaatttcaaaaccattgtcCTCGAGGATTCACGTTGTTCTCGTTTTCGACTAATATCACACCTTATTTTGACTCGCATTGGACGTTTGTTGCTCTCTCTTATTATCCATCAAAACTGGAAAGGATCAGCTCGACCACAAATTGTGCCTTGATGCTGTTATCCAATTTAAGTGTGAATCAAACGGACACCATTTTAGCTTATTCAAAACCTCTCCGCAAACGTGTAATCATCGTAGAGCTGCAAGAGCAACAAGGTTTGAGCTCTTGGTTAGACATTGGATTCCGTTCTAAAGTTCCTTTCCTGGTAACGATGAATTTACCCGGATCAAAAGTGGTGCCCTTTTACATGATTTGTCCGTTCCAAGACCGATCCACTAGCTCTCGTCCGGTCGTTTATTGGATCGATAACCATGGATTTAATCTCGACTTAGTGGGTGTATTACAAAATGGCTGTAATGGATGCAGTGGTCATTGGACGGTAGGATTTACCTCATCACCGACAGCAGTTGTGACGGAACAATCCAAGATGGACTCACCAACTGGGTTTGAAGTGGATGTTGTGGAGTTGGTCGCCGAACAGTTAGGAGTGACGCTCACTTATGTCCTTGACGGCTCAGAATGGACTCTTCTTAACGGGCACATTCTTGGTCAAAGAACCCTTGAT GTTCACACGTATGTCTACGACTTAAGCATTGGAAACACCCTCACCGTTCTCCCCAATCAAGAATATGTAGATTTCACCGATATAACGTTCTTTTTTGATATTCTTTACGGCTCGCGAATCCCAATACCTATTCCGAACTATTTGAGCATTGTTCGCGTTCTCTCATTGGAGCTTTGGATCGCTATCATAACGAGCAACATTCTAATTTCTTTCTCGTTATACGCTTTGATTAAAATCTATGAGGGGGAAGTGTTGAAGATCAATGCTGTAACGAAACCCAGagccaatttcaaagaaatcttgGTGCGTATTTCCATTGGCCTCACTGAACCGGAACATGTCCGTTGGTTTCCCAACTTATGTGGTG GATCTATTGCAACGGGTGCTTTTTATTTCTACTCTATGATTTTATGCATGGCGTACACCTCTACATTGCTCTCGATGTTAATACAAGCAAATAAGGAGCATCCAGTGGATAATTCAGCTGATGCGTGGAAGCGTGGCACAACTATTTACACTTTGAATTATATTGATTTCTTGTG TACAGATTGCCCTAACTTCCAATTGTATCCGGAGGATTTACAAAAGGTTGCATACCAaataatcaaaacaaatgGGATGGTAAACGATTCTGTGATGGGTAACGTTACAAAGTATTTGCGGTCGGAAATCTTTCAAGACGGTGCAATCGTTACGTCAAGTG ACACCATTTTCAGCAAATTTGAGTGA